A window of the Butyricimonas faecalis genome harbors these coding sequences:
- a CDS encoding TolC family protein yields the protein MKKIASISLIISGILMLCSGSTFAQEFLTLEKALEIAYQQSPSIIQSKMSLEQSELALIQQKASLKSQFSLNLNPFQYTRSTSFDEYNTQWYTRKSMSSGLDFRISQPIKWTDGTITLSNSFNWQDDDNQSFGAKSTSFSNNLSLNLEQPIFTYNKTKMQLKRLEFNLEKAKIQYALAQLNIEKNVTSAFYSVYQSYKRLVTAREAFQSQKQNYEIIKNKVDQGLIPPEELFQAEVTLATNENSLADTETSYENTKDQFKQTLGLPLDIDISILPDIQIDSVHVDVNQAVKYALTQRMEIRQQQIAIEEGIFSLIEARDNNKFKGSISARVGLMGQGNKFNGAFSKPDDNETIGITLTVPIWDWGARKANIRSSELSNENTEISNEEERKSIILNVRQVCRELPKLLRQIEIARQTVKNAERTYDINAEKYRSGTLTGMELKNQQTQLTDAKNALTDAIISYKLKLLDLKIQTLWDYQSNSSYLPVNLLK from the coding sequence ATGAAAAAGATCGCGTCAATTTCGTTGATTATTTCGGGAATACTCATGCTTTGTTCCGGATCAACGTTTGCTCAGGAATTTTTGACGTTGGAAAAGGCTCTGGAGATCGCTTATCAACAAAGTCCTTCCATCATTCAAAGTAAAATGAGCCTGGAACAAAGTGAACTAGCTCTTATCCAACAGAAAGCGTCGTTAAAGTCGCAGTTCAGTTTGAACCTGAACCCGTTTCAATATACCAGAAGTACATCGTTCGACGAGTACAACACGCAATGGTATACCCGAAAATCCATGAGTTCCGGACTGGATTTCAGGATCAGTCAACCGATCAAGTGGACGGACGGAACGATCACGCTCAGTAACTCGTTCAATTGGCAGGATGATGACAACCAATCTTTCGGGGCCAAGAGTACCTCTTTTTCAAATAACCTCAGCTTGAATTTAGAACAACCGATCTTTACTTATAACAAGACCAAGATGCAATTGAAAAGGTTGGAATTCAACCTTGAAAAAGCAAAGATACAATACGCTTTGGCCCAACTGAACATCGAGAAAAACGTGACTTCGGCATTTTATAGCGTTTACCAGTCTTATAAAAGGTTGGTCACGGCCCGGGAAGCTTTCCAGAGCCAAAAACAAAATTACGAAATCATCAAGAATAAGGTAGACCAAGGATTAATCCCCCCGGAAGAATTATTCCAGGCAGAAGTAACCTTGGCCACGAACGAGAATTCTCTCGCCGACACGGAAACGAGTTACGAGAATACCAAAGATCAGTTCAAGCAAACTTTGGGTTTACCCTTGGATATAGATATCAGCATCTTACCTGACATCCAGATTGATTCGGTTCACGTGGATGTGAATCAAGCGGTCAAATATGCCTTGACACAACGCATGGAGATCCGTCAACAACAAATTGCTATCGAAGAGGGCATTTTTAGCCTGATCGAAGCGAGGGACAACAACAAGTTCAAAGGTAGCATTTCCGCCAGAGTGGGCTTGATGGGACAAGGAAACAAGTTCAACGGAGCTTTCTCGAAACCGGATGATAACGAGACGATCGGGATCACGTTGACCGTTCCTATCTGGGATTGGGGTGCAAGAAAAGCAAACATCCGCAGCTCGGAATTATCCAACGAGAACACGGAGATCAGTAACGAGGAGGAAAGAAAATCCATCATACTCAACGTTCGTCAGGTGTGTCGGGAGTTACCCAAATTATTGAGACAAATCGAAATCGCCCGCCAAACGGTTAAGAACGCGGAACGCACGTACGACATAAACGCCGAGAAATATCGTAGCGGAACCCTTACCGGTATGGAATTGAAGAATCAACAGACGCAGTTGACGGA